A genomic segment from Actinomycetota bacterium encodes:
- a CDS encoding DUF503 domain-containing protein, producing MYVGIGRLELRVPASGSLKSKRHVVKGLIGGLQSKFKVAAAEVDHQDLWQRTTLGISCVSGTAFQVRKVLHEIERWVSTDDRVEILDHFTQVVGPDDD from the coding sequence GTGTACGTCGGGATCGGCAGGCTCGAGCTGCGGGTCCCGGCCTCCGGTTCCCTGAAGTCCAAGAGGCATGTGGTCAAGGGCCTGATCGGAGGCCTGCAGTCGAAGTTCAAGGTGGCCGCCGCCGAGGTCGACCACCAGGACCTATGGCAGCGGACGACGCTCGGGATCAGCTGTGTGTCCGGGACGGCTTTCCAGGTTCGCAAGGTGCTCCACGAGATCGAGCGATGGGTTTCAACGGACGACCGGGTTGAGATTCTCGACCACTTCACGCAAGTGGTCGGCCCGGACGACGACTGA
- the rbfA gene encoding 30S ribosome-binding factor RbfA, with the protein MTRRTQRVGETMREVISELIQRSVKDPRIGFVTITAVRVTPDLSKAHVYYSVLDPEERDDTQRGLESAAPFLRSESGRQLRLKTIPQLLFHLDDAADQGARVDRLLDEIHLAENRDGESPGSPSA; encoded by the coding sequence ATGACGAGGCGGACGCAGCGGGTCGGCGAGACCATGCGGGAGGTGATCAGCGAGCTGATCCAACGAAGCGTCAAGGACCCGCGGATCGGCTTCGTCACCATCACCGCGGTCCGCGTGACCCCGGACCTGTCCAAGGCGCACGTGTACTACAGCGTCCTTGACCCGGAGGAGCGCGACGACACCCAGCGGGGACTCGAAAGCGCTGCCCCCTTTCTTCGCAGTGAGTCCGGGCGCCAGCTGCGGCTGAAGACGATCCCCCAGCTTTTGTTCCACCTCGATGACGCGGCCGACCAAGGGGCGCGAGTCGACCGGCTGCTTGACGAGATACACCTGGCGGAGAATCGAGATGGTGAAAGCCCCGGCTCTCCCTCCGCGTAG
- a CDS encoding bifunctional oligoribonuclease/PAP phosphatase NrnA has protein sequence MVKAPALPPRSAEVEAGLDEAAAAVRGAGQLLAVCHVSPDGDALGSILGLANALGPHTKIAVGWGEDRPEVARQYRFLPGWELIAPPDRLPDCDVVLALDCASADRLGTLQERVLKAPVVVNLDHHVSNTRFGTINVVDDRAASTCELVLDLLVRLGADITLEVATCLYTGLVTDTGRFSYASVTPRTHEVAAALVSRGVQVDIIARTVFESLPYGYLKLLGCVLERCRLLEDPAVVVSYVSQEDLSRWTVSMEETEELINSLRSVRESDVAAILKEQPGGSWKGSLRSKGATDVSEVAASFGGGGHRLAAGFTSEYGLEETISRLHEVLRLR, from the coding sequence ATGGTGAAAGCCCCGGCTCTCCCTCCGCGTAGCGCGGAGGTCGAGGCGGGGCTGGACGAAGCAGCCGCGGCCGTCAGGGGAGCGGGCCAGCTGCTCGCCGTCTGTCACGTCAGTCCCGACGGCGACGCCCTGGGTTCCATCCTCGGGCTCGCCAACGCGCTGGGCCCGCACACGAAGATCGCCGTGGGCTGGGGCGAGGACCGGCCCGAGGTCGCGCGGCAATACCGCTTTCTCCCGGGCTGGGAGCTGATCGCACCCCCGGACCGTCTCCCCGACTGTGACGTGGTACTGGCTCTGGACTGTGCGAGCGCAGACCGGCTGGGGACGCTGCAGGAGCGGGTGCTCAAGGCCCCCGTCGTCGTCAACCTGGACCACCACGTGTCCAACACGCGCTTCGGGACGATCAACGTCGTGGACGACCGTGCCGCGTCCACGTGCGAGCTGGTGCTGGACCTCCTCGTGCGGCTCGGGGCCGATATCACCCTCGAGGTCGCGACCTGCCTGTACACCGGCCTGGTCACGGACACCGGCCGGTTCTCCTACGCAAGTGTCACGCCAAGGACCCACGAGGTCGCCGCGGCCCTGGTCTCCCGGGGGGTTCAGGTCGACATCATCGCGCGCACCGTGTTCGAGTCCCTTCCCTACGGCTACCTGAAGCTCCTCGGGTGCGTGCTCGAGCGCTGCCGCCTTCTCGAGGATCCCGCGGTGGTGGTGTCCTACGTCAGTCAGGAGGACCTGTCGCGCTGGACGGTTTCGATGGAGGAGACCGAGGAGCTGATCAACTCGCTGCGCTCGGTCCGGGAGTCCGATGTCGCCGCGATCCTCAAAGAGCAGCCGGGGGGCTCGTGGAAGGGGTCCCTGCGCTCAAAGGGTGCGACCGACGTCAGCGAGGTCGCCGCAAGCTTCGGTGGAGGCGGACACCGACTCGCCGCGGGCTTCACGTCCGAGTACGGGCTGGAGGAGACGATCTCGCGGCTTCACGAGGTCCTGCGCCTGCGGTGA